A window of the Lactobacillus gasseri ATCC 33323 = JCM 1131 genome harbors these coding sequences:
- a CDS encoding ribonuclease H family protein, whose translation MKYYAVKKGRTPGVYRTWEDAKKQVDGFSGAEYKSFEKITDATEYLDWNKETQPDIVKEDSLSNAIKKIQAAKIVPQAKKKKIKKTSSNNPADYFATIYTDGGSRNTGVHKGGHVNKTDKAAWAYLIEWQGGRTYGSGGEFGATNNKMELLGLINALEKLLELKFNDKHLLFVLDSQYVLNGINKHWIEGWKKRGWKRANGPLINASEWKKLDSLLGHFSDSTFSWTKGHADNEGNVFVDHELNRYMDKMK comes from the coding sequence ATGAAATACTATGCAGTAAAAAAAGGTCGTACACCTGGTGTTTACCGGACATGGGAAGATGCTAAAAAACAAGTTGATGGCTTCTCCGGTGCCGAATATAAGTCTTTTGAAAAGATAACTGATGCGACTGAGTATTTAGACTGGAATAAGGAAACGCAACCAGATATTGTTAAAGAAGATTCCTTAAGCAATGCGATTAAGAAAATCCAAGCTGCTAAGATCGTGCCCCAGGCTAAAAAGAAAAAAATAAAAAAGACTAGTTCTAATAATCCAGCTGACTATTTTGCAACTATTTATACAGATGGTGGATCACGAAATACTGGTGTGCATAAAGGGGGACATGTTAATAAAACTGATAAAGCAGCGTGGGCTTATTTAATTGAATGGCAAGGTGGTCGCACTTATGGTTCGGGCGGAGAATTTGGCGCCACAAACAATAAGATGGAATTATTGGGGCTAATTAATGCTTTAGAGAAATTACTTGAGTTGAAGTTTAATGATAAACATCTTTTATTTGTTTTAGATTCACAATATGTTTTAAATGGAATTAATAAGCACTGGATTGAGGGATGGAAGAAACGTGGCTGGAAACGAGCAAATGGTCCTTTAATCAATGCTTCCGAATGGAAAAAACTAGATAGTTTACTAGGTCATTTTTCGGATAGTACTTTTAGCTGGACCAAGGGACATGCTGATAACGAGGGCAATGTTTTTGTG